The genomic window ATCCCGTCTATGGATTTCCAGACGTAGTGAGTGGCAACGTTCTGGTGAGGAAGGTGACAGTCGACACACCGGATCGTCCGATGCGCCCCCTCCCGGAACCAGGCTTCAAACTCCGTTTCCATCACATGGCATGAAGCGCAGAACAAAGGGGTTTCGGACTTGGCCAGCAGACCGGGGGGACCCAGCATGACGAAGACTCCGACGGCACCGCACAGAAGGCCGACGATCAGAAGATTCCTCAGACTCCACAAGCGGGTCCCGGTCATTGGATTCACCTCGCTTCCACTGCCCTGCGGCACGCCGGCAAGGGCACTCGTGCTGTCGTTCAGGATACTCTCGGAGGCCGAATGGACATGGAACGGACGGGGTAAAGCCTTCACTGAGATATATTCCGAGCGGGAGTTCCGGCCAGAGACGATTGAACAGGTTGTTCTTTTTACACCACTCGAATAAAGAAATCAACTGCTTGTGCTTATTCGATCAAGAATTCCCCGAGGCGGTCACACCCCCTCTCTTCCAACCTGTCGCTCCACTCCCTAATGCCTCGGCGGACGGCATGAAACCCCCTGCGGGACAGCGGATTCGGATCGGCGGCCGGGACGGGAACGGAATGGGATATCCGGAGAACGGCGCAGGGCTCCGCATAGCATCCCGCTCCGTCGGCGGGGGCATTCTCAAGAAAGCCCATTCCCGGAACGGTCCGGCCGGGAAAACAAGCTCACCGCCAAGGCGACACGCTCGCCGTCGGACAGTCTGCCCGAC from Syntrophobacter fumaroxidans MPOB includes these protein-coding regions:
- the nrfH gene encoding cytochrome c nitrite reductase small subunit is translated as MTGTRLWSLRNLLIVGLLCGAVGVFVMLGPPGLLAKSETPLFCASCHVMETEFEAWFREGAHRTIRCVDCHLPHQNVATHYVWKSIDGMKDVVFFYSGTVPEIISLSPRGQKVLQANCVRCHESIVSNIDNERQCWSCHRRLSHIRSGAIETR